In Pecten maximus chromosome 10, xPecMax1.1, whole genome shotgun sequence, one genomic interval encodes:
- the LOC117335613 gene encoding cytochrome P450 3A8-like, translated as MDVLGISIPVWGSLILVASLLYTFMMSRHFWTFKRMGVPGPTPRPILGNLVALVKQGIREFDRKGLQKYGKVFGYYDPLSMNLVVADKEMLREIFVKHFNNFSDRRTLDGFNGDLEAGLFNVKGDHWKHNRSIISPAFSSGKLRQMVPLIQEACNTLVKTARNVIKTGDNGQVEMRRLFSGYTMDVISSTAFGIQVDSQENPDDLYVMHAKKMFDVSQANPWMIIVLLFPMLQPLLLRLGFSLYPHDSMAYFRKLTTQLLEARRNREVGRKDFLQLMIDAQEGRLEKDPEDENAKELNVFNPDSVHKKGLTFDEILANAQLFFVAGYESTSIVLTMTAYNLATHPECQDKLRQEIQEKIGLGPIDSENIKKLQYLDMCINETLRMYPTAIRLNRLCVKTTKVKDITIPAGMVVTIPVYMLHHDPEVWEKPDVFNPERFSPSERVHHDPIDFLPFGYGPRNCIAMRLALMETKMATVDLVRKFRIGVGDKTDIPPKLVDKVVLKPLYMWLKLEEL; from the exons ATGGACGTCCTCGGTATATCCATACCTGTCTGGGGGAGTCTGATATTGGTAGCGAGCCTcctgtatacatt tatGATGAGTCGACACTTCTGGACATTCAAGAGAATGGGAGTACCAGGACCGACACCTCGACCAATTCTAGGTAACTTGGTGGCCTTGGTGAAGCAG GGTATCCGTGAGTTTGACCGGAAGGGACTCCAGAAATATGGAAAAGTGTTTGG ATATTACGATCCACTGTCCATGAACCTGGTGGTCGCAGATAAAGAGATGCTGAGGGAAATCTTTGTGAAGCACTTCAATAACTTTTCAGATAGAAGG ACGCTTGACGGATTCAATGGAGATTTGGAAGCAGGACTTTTCAATGTTAAAGGAGACCACTGGAAACACAACAGGAGTATCATTTCTCCAGCATTCTCATCTGGAAAGCTCCGTCAG aTGGTGCCACTAATCCAGGAAGCATGCAACACTCTTGTGAAGACAGCCCGGAATGTCATAAAAACAGGGGACAATGGCCAAGTCGAAATGAGAAG GTTATTTTCTGGATACACAATGGATGTGATCAGTTCCACGGCTTTCGGTATCCAAGTAGATTCCCAGGAGAACCCGGATGATCTCTATGTGATGCATGCTAAAAAGATGTTTGACGTCTCACAGGCAAATCCGTGGATGATCATCGTGT TGTTATTTCCAATGCTACAGCCTTTGTTACTGAGACTTGGATTCAGTCTGTACCCTCATGATAGCATGGCCTACTTCCGCAAACTTACTACTCAGTTACTAGAGGCAAGAAGAAACAGGGAG GTAGGACGCAAGGATTTTCTCCAGCTGATGATCGACGCTCAGGAAGGGAGATTGGAAAAGGACCCCGAGGATGAGAATGCAAAAGAACTGAACGTTTTTAATCCCGATAGCGTCCATAAGAAag GTCTGACGTTTGACGAAATCCTGGCAAATGCACAATTGTTCTTTGTTGCGGGGTACGAAAGCACGTCAATTGTACTTACAATGACAGCATACAACCTCGCTACTCATCCAGAGTGTCAAGACAAATTGCGACAGGAAATTCAGGAAAAGATTGGATTG GGACCAATCGACTCTGAGAACATCAAGAAACTGCAGTATCTCGATATGTGTATCAATGAAACTCTACGAATGTATCCAACGGCGATAAG ATTAAACAGACTGTGTGTTAAAAcaacaaaggtcaaggacatcaCGATACCAGCCGGGATGGTCGTGACTATACCAGTATATATGCTCCATCATGACCCGGAAGTTTGGGAGAAACCGGATGTTTTTAATCCAGAAAG GTTTTCGCCATCTGAGCGAGTACACCACGACCCGATTGACTTCCTACCTTTTGGATATGGTCCCCGTAACTGTATCGCCATGAGACTAGCTTTAATGGAGACTAAAATGGCAACTGTTGATCTCGTGCGAAAATTCCGGATTGGTGTCGGCGACAAAACTGAC ATTCCACCGAAACTTGTTGACAAGGTTGTATTGAAGCCCCTATACATGTGGCTGAAGCTAGAAGAACTCTAG